From one Streptomyces mobaraensis genomic stretch:
- a CDS encoding carboxylesterase/lipase family protein: MTHEPEPVVTTARGAVRGLRRADGTAAFLNIPYAAPPLGAGRFAPPQPHDPWDGVRDATTPGPNAPQAERKLGSVDMSPYFGTGWSGGEDYLTVNVFRPAAGADGLPVMVFVHGGGFVAGSTRSPLYDGSAFARDGVVLVTSNYRLGIAGFLDIPGAPANRGLLDVVAALRWVRENIAAFGGDPGNVTLFGQSAGATIVGGVLATPDAAGLFRRAITQSGSGLGAFTTEQAARVTKAAAGTLGIEPHADAFADVSDEHLVAAASRLAGIDLRTATHHDPLIGLSPFGLVLDTQPAESVAAGLSADVDLLVGTNTEEGNLYLVPVGQYATSTAADVHDTAARSHPEPARLVRTYRATRPEASSGELRSAIMGDALFGAGSWALAGAHARHPRSATFCYEFAWRSHALNGDLGAAHAVELPFVFDLAEAPRLRGADALLGPDRPPADLAARTHGAWVRFAKTGDPGWDAYDTTRRATMRIAAEWTQVDDPRGRERQAWI, encoded by the coding sequence GTGACCCACGAACCCGAACCCGTCGTCACCACCGCGCGGGGCGCCGTCCGCGGCCTGCGCCGCGCCGACGGCACCGCCGCCTTCCTGAACATCCCCTACGCCGCTCCTCCCCTGGGCGCCGGCCGGTTCGCCCCGCCACAGCCGCACGACCCCTGGGACGGCGTACGGGACGCCACCACGCCCGGCCCCAACGCCCCCCAGGCGGAGCGCAAGCTCGGCAGCGTGGACATGTCCCCCTACTTCGGCACCGGCTGGAGCGGGGGAGAGGACTACCTCACCGTCAACGTCTTCCGGCCCGCGGCCGGTGCCGACGGCCTGCCCGTCATGGTGTTCGTCCACGGCGGCGGATTCGTCGCCGGGTCGACGCGGTCCCCGCTGTACGACGGCTCCGCCTTCGCCCGCGACGGCGTCGTCCTGGTCACCTCCAACTACCGGCTCGGCATCGCCGGGTTCCTCGACATCCCCGGGGCGCCCGCCAACCGCGGCCTGCTCGACGTCGTCGCCGCGCTGCGCTGGGTGCGGGAGAACATCGCCGCCTTCGGGGGCGACCCGGGCAACGTCACCCTCTTCGGCCAGTCGGCCGGGGCGACCATCGTCGGCGGCGTCCTCGCCACCCCCGACGCCGCGGGCCTGTTCCGCCGGGCGATCACGCAGAGCGGCAGCGGCCTGGGCGCGTTCACGACCGAGCAGGCCGCCCGTGTCACCAAGGCCGCGGCCGGGACCCTGGGCATCGAGCCGCACGCCGACGCCTTCGCGGACGTCTCCGACGAGCACCTGGTCGCGGCCGCCTCCCGGCTCGCGGGCATCGACCTGCGGACCGCCACCCATCACGACCCGCTGATCGGCCTCAGCCCGTTCGGCCTGGTCCTCGACACCCAGCCCGCCGAGTCCGTCGCCGCCGGCCTGAGCGCCGACGTCGACCTGCTCGTCGGGACCAACACCGAGGAGGGAAACCTCTACCTGGTCCCGGTGGGCCAGTACGCCACCTCGACCGCCGCGGACGTCCACGACACGGCGGCTCGCTCGCACCCGGAGCCCGCGCGGCTCGTGCGGACGTACCGCGCGACACGCCCCGAGGCGTCCTCCGGCGAGCTGCGTTCGGCCATCATGGGCGACGCGCTGTTCGGCGCGGGAAGCTGGGCCCTGGCCGGCGCACATGCCCGCCACCCGCGGTCCGCCACGTTCTGCTACGAGTTCGCCTGGCGCTCCCACGCCCTGAACGGAGACCTCGGCGCCGCCCACGCGGTGGAGCTCCCCTTCGTCTTCGATCTCGCGGAGGCTCCCCGGCTGCGGGGTGCGGACGCCCTCCTCGGCCCCGACCGGCCCCCCGCGGACCTCGCCGCCCGGACACACGGCGCCTGGGTCCGCTTCGCGAAGACCGGCGATCCCGGCTGGGACGCGTACGACACCACACGGCGGGCCACGATGCGCATCGCTGCCGAGTGGACTCAGGTCGACGACCCCCGCGGCCGGGAACGGCAGGCTTGGATCTGA
- a CDS encoding DUF4190 domain-containing protein — translation MKPFPSLDTTTDTTLATRKSAEAYGPAGPRGFTDTHGPGGTHGSADAHERAGERPTAPVRPDAASPGHVHHPPADDPEERFREGRATGAGAAERRRRNADFMAVTSFVTGLLSLLIANLVFGPCAIALGAAALVRGTVRRFRARLGMALGAVGLVLFVALAVADGTPSWHL, via the coding sequence ATGAAACCCTTCCCTTCCCTCGACACGACCACCGACACGACCCTCGCCACGCGGAAGTCCGCCGAGGCGTACGGCCCGGCCGGCCCCCGGGGCTTCACCGATACCCACGGCCCGGGCGGCACGCACGGCTCCGCCGACGCGCACGAACGCGCCGGCGAGCGCCCCACCGCACCCGTCAGGCCGGACGCCGCCAGCCCCGGCCACGTACACCATCCCCCCGCCGACGACCCCGAGGAGCGGTTCCGGGAGGGCCGGGCCACCGGTGCCGGAGCGGCCGAACGCCGGCGCCGGAACGCCGACTTCATGGCCGTGACGTCGTTCGTCACGGGCCTGCTGAGCCTGCTGATCGCCAACCTCGTCTTCGGCCCCTGCGCCATCGCGCTGGGCGCCGCCGCCCTGGTCCGGGGCACCGTCCGGCGCTTCCGTGCCCGGCTCGGCATGGCGCTGGGGGCCGTGGGGCTGGTGCTCTTCGTCGCGCTCGCGGTGGCGGACGGGACGCCGAGCTGGCATCTGTGA
- a CDS encoding MBL fold metallo-hydrolase, producing the protein MEQIMLGDVSVTRVREYYGSVEMEPHAFFPESSRDVWKNGAHWLAPHFLNSETRMVRSAIQTWLLRSQGRTILVDTGVGNHKERPYAPVWSHLETDFLANLARAGVRPEDVDIVINTHLHVDHVGWNTYLDGRQWTPTFPNATYLIPKDDFDFWDPRNGHEPLIGRGNQNVFEDSVAPVHAAGQTLLWENSHHIDSDLRLDAAPGHTPGSSVLTLGSGTDRAVFVGDLLHNPVQILEPDANSCFCEDPAGARVTRRKVLGWAADNNALVIPAHLGGHGAAEVVRTGGTFDIKGWAPFTPYSEQG; encoded by the coding sequence ATGGAACAGATCATGCTCGGCGACGTCTCCGTCACCCGCGTCCGGGAGTACTACGGGTCCGTGGAGATGGAGCCCCACGCCTTCTTCCCGGAAAGCTCCCGGGACGTCTGGAAGAACGGCGCCCACTGGCTGGCCCCGCACTTCCTGAATTCCGAGACCAGGATGGTGCGTTCGGCGATCCAGACCTGGCTGCTGCGCAGCCAGGGCCGGACCATCCTCGTCGACACCGGTGTGGGCAACCACAAGGAGCGCCCGTACGCGCCGGTCTGGAGCCACCTGGAGACGGACTTCCTGGCCAACCTCGCCCGGGCCGGCGTCCGGCCCGAAGACGTGGACATCGTGATCAACACACATCTCCACGTCGACCACGTCGGCTGGAACACCTACCTGGACGGGCGGCAGTGGACACCCACGTTCCCCAACGCCACCTACCTGATCCCGAAGGACGACTTCGACTTCTGGGACCCGCGGAACGGCCACGAGCCGCTGATCGGCCGCGGCAACCAGAACGTCTTCGAGGACAGCGTGGCCCCGGTGCACGCCGCCGGCCAGACACTGCTGTGGGAGAACAGCCACCACATCGACTCCGACCTGCGCCTGGACGCGGCTCCCGGCCACACCCCCGGCTCCTCCGTGCTGACCCTCGGCTCCGGGACGGACCGCGCGGTGTTCGTCGGCGACTTGCTGCACAACCCGGTGCAGATCCTCGAACCGGACGCCAACAGCTGCTTCTGCGAGGACCCCGCGGGCGCCCGCGTCACCCGCCGCAAGGTACTGGGCTGGGCGGCCGACAACAACGCGCTCGTGATCCCCGCCCACCTGGGCGGCCACGGCGCCGCCGAAGTCGTGCGCACCGGCGGCACGTTCGACATCAAGGGCTGGGCGCCCTTCACCCCCTACTCCGAGCAGGGCTGA